Within the Ensifer canadensis genome, the region CAGCGGCAACGACGTTAAAAGGATACCGACGACGGTTTCTCGCCTGACGCGGACCATCTGCATTCCCCCGAATTGTCGGCCCGCCTTTGTTTTTGGCTCGGGCCAGTTCCCGTAATGAAAGTTATCCCATCGCGATCAAATGTCAATCTTGTTTCAAAAAACATTCTCTGCTAGCAATTATGTAACAAAAATTAGAAATCGGGGTTCAAGCCATCATTTTTGGGAGGCGGAAATCGTGGCAATCCGGGATCGACTGACAGACGGGGCTATTACTTTCACACGATCGGAACTGAAGATCGTGCGGCAGCTCCTGTCGAACTATCCGGCAGCGGGATTGAATACCGTTGCCTATCTGGCTTCGTCGGCGGGGGTCAGCAATCCGACCGTGGTGCGCTTCGCCAACAAGCTTGGCTTCGAGGGCTATCCGGAGTTTCAGAAGGCGCTGCTCGGCGAAGTGCAGGAACGCATGAGTTCGCCGCTGTCGATGCTCGACGAGCGGCGGCCGTCGCTGGAACAGGAGAACTTCTACCAGTACTTCCTGCGCGCCAGCATCCATGCGCTCGAAGCTTCGATGCAGATGCTGCCGTCGGAGGATTTCGAGGCGGCGGTCGATGCGGCGGCAGACACGAGCGCACGAGCGCATTGCCTCGGCGGTCGGTTTAGCGGTTTTCTCGCCGGCCTGCTCTGGTCGCATATGAAGCAGCTGCGCGGCGACACCCGCTGGATCAACGGCAGCCAGGCCGACCAGGTCGACCAGCTCGTCGATCTCGGCAAACGCGACGTGCTGTTCGTCTACGATTACCGCCGCTACCAGAACGACACCATTCGCTTCGCCAAGCAGGCGGCCGCACAAGGCGCACGGATCGTGCTGTTCACCGACCGGTGGCTTTCGCCGATCGCCGAATTCGCCACCGTCACGCTGACGGCGCCGGTCGATACGGTCTCGCCCTACGACACGATGGTGCCGGCGATCGCCCAGACGGAAGCGCTGATCGCCGCGCTGACGGCCCGTCTCGCCACCCAATCGCGCGCCCGCATCGAGAAGATGGAGGAGCTGCGCCGCGGCTACGCCATCACCGAAGACGCTCTCAACCCGAACGTCGACGACGGCCGCTGACTATCTGCCGAAAGGCCAGGACCACAACCGAGGAGAATCCGAATGAGTGCCGTTACAGTGAAGGTCGGTGACGACATGCTGAGGCGCGACAGCGACTACGAGCGCGGCCGCACGTCCGTGCTGTTCGTCGACATGCAGCGCATCTGGTGCGAACCCAATCTCGATCCGACCCACCCGCAGGACGCCGACAGCTACTATCACAAGCGGCTGCGCCAGACGGTGATCCCCAACCAGGTCCGCATCCTCGAGGCGGCCCGCAGTTCCGGCTGCGAAGTGCTGCACACCATCATCGAGAGCCTGACGCTTGACGGCCGCGACCGCTCGCTCGACCACAAGCTTTCCGACATGCATGTGCCGAAGGGCTCGCCCGAGGGCCAGGTCATTCCCGAACTGGCGCCTGTCGACAACGAGATCGTGCTGCCGAAAACCTCTTCCGGCGTCTTCAACTCGACCAACATCGACTACATCCTGCGCAACCTCAACACCCGCTATCTGATCATCGCCGGCGTCATCACCGACCAGTGCGTCGACATGGCGGTGCGCGACGCCGCCGACCGCGGCTATCTCGTCACCGTCGTCAGCGACGCCTGTGCGACGTACAGCCCCGAGCGCCACGAAGGCGCCCTCCGCGCCTATTCCGGCTACTGCTGGACCACCGATACCGACACCGTCGTCAACCGCCTTCAGGGCCTGCGCCAAGCCTGAGCCGCTGCCGAAGATCTTGAGACAAGAGGGGAATTCATGACCGAGACCAACAACGGCAAGGCTCATTCCGCACTGACGGAACTCGCGACCTTCGTCACCACCGACATCGCCGGCATCACCCGCGGCCGCAGCTTTGCCGCTGCACAGATCGACGACTATCTGCGCAAGGGCGTCGGCTGGGTGCCTGCCAATCTGGCGCTGACACCCTTCGACCAGATCGCCGAAAACAATCCCTGGGGCTCGGCCGGCGACCTCAGGCTGATGGCCGACCCCGCCAGCAAGGCGCGCGTCACCTGCCTGCCCGACGTCACCCCGCTGCATTTCTATCACTCCGATATCACCGACCTCAAAGGCGACCCGTGGGAGTGCTGCGTTCGCAGCTTGCTCAAGCGCACGCTTGAGGAATTCGAGCGCGAGGCCGGGCTGAAAGTCATCTCCGCCGTCGAGCAGGAGTTCCAGCTTCTCGGCGTCGACTGGCCCGACGCGCCGTCCTTCGGCCTGCGCGCGCAACGCCGTGCCGAACCCTTCGGCCCGCTGTTGATGACGGCACTGCAGGAGGTGGGCGCCGAGCCGGAAATGTTCCTGCCCGAATATGGCAAGGACCAGTTCGAGATCACCTGCCGCCCGGCGGATGCGCTGACCGCTGCCGACCGTGGCGCCACGATCCGCGCCATCACCAAGGAAGTGGCCGCCCTCTTCGGCTGGAACGCAAGCTTCGCACCGAAGACGAGCGCCAACGGCGTGGGCAACGGCGTGCACCTACATGTCAGCTTCACCGATCTTGACGGCAATCCTGTCACCTTCGACGCGTCGCGCCCGGGTCGCCTGTCGAAGGTCGCCGGGTCTTTCGCCGCCGGCGTTATCCGCCACCTCCCGGCGCTGACCGCCTTCACCGCCCCGTCGGTGCTCTCCTACATGCGGCTCGTTCCGCACCATTGGAGCGCTGCCTATACCTGCCTTGGCGAAAAGAACCGCGAGGCGACGCTCCGCATCTGCCCGACGCTGGATCTGCCCGGCAGCAATCCGGCCAAGCAGTTCAACATGGAGTACCGCGCCGCCGACGCCTGCGCGAGCCCGCATCTGTCGCTGGCCGTCCTGCTCAAGGCCGGCCTCGAAGGTATCCGGGCTGGCCTCGAACAGCCGCCGCTGATCAACTCGGACCCGTCCGATTTTTCCGACGCGGACCAGAAGAAGCTCGGCATCCGCCGCCTGCCTGCAAGCCTGCCGGAAGCGCTCGAAACGCTTGCCGAAGACAAGGTGGTGACCGGCTGGTTCGCCAAGGACTTCCTCGATTGCTACGTCGCGATGAAGCGCAAGGAAATCGAGATCGTCGACGGCCTCTCCCCCGACGAACTCTGCGCCCGCTACGCGGCCGTCTACTGATACGGATAGGCTCCCATGACTTCGACAACGGCCATCAAGAGCCCCGACGACCGACGCGGCAGGCACGACGCCCGCCAGCCGCTTCTGGCGATCGACGAGCCGCCGCCCTATGCGGTGTTTAACCCGGACGGCAAATCGCCGTTCCTGCTTTTGTGCGAGCATGCGTCCAACCGCATGCCGCGTGCACTCGGTGACATGGGATTGCCCGAACACGAGCGCCAGCGCCATATCGCCTGGGACATCGGGGCCTTGGCACTCGCCCAGCATCTAAGCCTCAGCCTCGACGCGCCGTTGTTCTTCACCAACTATTCAAGGTTGGTGATCGACTGCAACCGTCCGCTTTCGGCGCCGTCCTTCATTCCGGAAGTGAGCGAAACGACGGAGATCCCGGCCAACCGGGATCTGAGCGAGATGGAGCGACAGCAGCGGATCGATACGCTGTTCAGGCCCTTCGCCGATGCCGTTTCCCGGCGCCTTGATCTACGGCAGGCAAGGGGTGAACGGCCGTTTGTCGTTGGCGTGCACAGTTTCACCCCCGTCTATTTCGGCAATCAGCGCCCGTGGCAGGCGGGCATTCTCTATCGCGATGCCGAGGCTTTCGCGCAGTCGCTGATCCGGGACCTGAGTTCGGAAGAGCAACTGACGATCGGCGACAACGAGCCCTACAACATCCACCCGGACGAGGATTATACGGTGCCGGTGCATGCCGACGCGCGCCAGCTGCCGGGCGTGCTGATCGAAGTCAGGCATGACCTGATCGATACCGACGCGGGCGTAAAGGCGTGGGGTGAGCGGCTGACCCGTTGTCTCCAGACGAGCCTCAGGGAGTGCCGCCCGTGACCGAAGGCCTTTACGCCAGGGACGGACACGCGATTGCCAACCTGCAGAAGCTGCGCTTCTTTCCGCTCGCCATCGCCGGCGGCAAGGGTGTACGTCTCGTCGAGGAGAACGGCCGCGAGCTGATCGACCTATCCGGCGCCTGGGGAGCTGCAAGCCTTGGTTATGGCCATCCCGCCCTGGTCGAGGCCGTGTCGCGGGCTGTTGCCAACCCGGCGGGCGCAAGCGTTCTCTCCGCCGCCAACGCACCGGCGACCGCCCTTGCGGAAAAACTGCTCGGCCTTTTCCCCGGCAAGGGACGCAACAAGGTGTGGTTCGGCCATTCCGGCTCCGACGCCAACGAAGCAGTCTTCCGGGCGATCGCCAAAACCACCGGCCGCACCGGCGTCATCTCTTTCATTGGCGCCTATCACGGCTGCACCACCGGCTCGATGGCCTTTTCCGGCCACAGCGTCCAGGCGGGTGCGACCAAGGCGGAGGGGCTGATCCTGCTGCCCTACCCCGATCCCTACCGGCCTTATCAAGGCGACGTTACAGGCGAGGCAATCCTCGACCTCCTGAAACAGCAGTTTGCGACCTCGGCACCGCCGGAGCGGATCGGCTGCGCCTTCATCGAGCCGATCCAGTCCGACGGCGGGCTGATCGTGCCGCCGATGGGGTTCTTCGAAAAATTTGCCGATCTCTGCCAACGGCACGGCATCCTCGTCGTCTGCGACGAAGTCAAGGTCGGGCTCGGCCGCAGCGGCAGGATGCACTGCTTCGAGCATGAGGATTTTGTGCCCGATATCCTGACGGTCGGCAAAGGGCTCGGCGGCGGCCTGCCGCTTTCGGCAGCGATCGGCCCGGCCGAGATCATGGATTGCGCCACGGCCTTTGCGATGCAGACGCTACATGGCAACCCGGTGTCGACAGCTGCCGGCCTTGCCGTGCTCGAAACCATCGAGCGCGAGGGACTGGCCGAAGCTGCCCACCGAAAGGGCGAACGTTTGCGCCAGGGCCTGCGGCAGCTTTCCGGGCGTCACACGCTGATCGGCGATGTGCGCGGACGCGGCCTTGCCTGCGGCGTGGAGCTGATTGCCGACCGCGACAGCCGTTCACCGGCAGCAAGAGAAACGGCCAAGCTGATCTACCGCGCCTATGAGCTCGGCCTCGTCGTCTATTATGTCGGCATGAATTCGAACGTTTTGGAGATGACCCCGCCGCTGACGATCTCGGACGCGGACATCGACCAGGCGCTCGACATTCTCGACCGCGCCTTTGGCGATGTCGTAGCCGGCCGGGTTTCAGACGCGGTGCTTTCAGAATTCGCCGGCTGGTGAGGCAGTCCTACCGGCGTCTGCCGTCGGTGGGACCCGCGTCTACCAACCCTCGTCAAGAACACGCGTGAGCATGTCGGCAAAAAAGTCGGCGCTTTCCCGGCTGAGGCAGAGCGGCGGCTTGATCTTCAAGACGTTCAGGTGGTCGCCGGTCGGCTGCATGATGACGCCAAACTCAAGAAGGCGATCGCAGATGGCCGCGGTCTCTTCTGTCGCGGGCTCCAGCGTTTCGCGATCGCGGACGAACTCGACACCGAGATAAAGCCCCATGCCGTGCACGGCGCCGACCAGCGGAAACCGCTGCTCCAGCGCTTCGAGCCTCGTCTTGAGGTAGCCGCCGACGACGCGCGCGTTGTCCTGCAATTTCTCCTCTTCGAGAAGATCGAGCACCGTCTGACCGACGATGGAACTCACCGGACTGCCGCCTGATGACGAGAAGAAATAACCTTCCTTCTCCAGGGCGTCGGCAATCTCACGCCGCGTGATGACGGCGCCGAGCGGATGGCCGTTGCCCATGCCCTTGGCGATGGTGATGATATCGGGCACGACGCCCTGTTCCTCGAAACCCCAGAAATAGTCCCCGAGCCTGCCGTAACCGACCTGCACCTCGTCTGCGATGCAGACACCACCGCGCTGGCGAACCATGGCATAGACGGCGTCGAGATAGCCTTTCGGCAAGGGAATGCCGCCGGCGTTGCCATAGACCGGCTCACAGATGAAGCCGGCAAGGCCTTGCCCCCCGTCCTCCAGTTCGCGCAGCTTGGTCGCAACCGACCGGACGTAATTGTCGGTCGTGCCGGCGCCGCGGAACGGGCCTCGATAGGTGTTTGGCGCCACCACGGCATGCACCCAGTCAGGGCGGGTCTCAAGCGCCTGCGGGTTGTCGGCGATCGAGGTCGAGACCGCGTCGCTCGCCACCGTCCAGCCGTGATAGGCCTCGAGCAGACTGACGATGTTGCGCTGGCCGGAAAAGGCCCAGGCGAGCCGCAAGGCGAGATCGTTCGCTTCCGAGCCGCTGTTGACCAGGAACACCGTGTCGAGGCCATCGGGCGCGAGTGCTGCAAGCCGCGCGGAAAACTCGGCGACCGAAGCATAATGGAAACGCGAATTCGTATTGAGCAGCGACCATTGCCGGCCGACCGCTGCCGCCAGCCGCGGATGTCCGTGGCCGAGGATGGTGACGTTGTTGACCATGTCGAGATAGGCCCTGCCCTCGACGTCGAACAGATGTTCCTTCCAGCCGCGTTCGATCTGCGGTGGATTGCGATAGTAGTTTTTCTGCTGCCTGGCGAAGTGCCGCTTGCGGCGGTCAAGCAGGTCGGTCGAATGCGGTCTCGGCGCATCGCAGTCGAAACCGAGGATGCCTGATGGTGACGGGCAGAGCATGCGCCACGCATCCGCCTGATGGGCCGGGACAAACAGCGGCGGGTTCAGTCCCGGTTCGCGGCAGAGCTGCACCCGGATCAGGCCAAGCCCATGGCCGGCCTCGACCACCGTGCCGATCGGCGTGCCGGCAGCAACCGTCTCTTCCGTATCCTCGGACGGTTCGAGACCGGAGAGATGGAGAACGACCGCCCCACCGTTCAGGACCATCCGCCCGTCATGCCATTCGGGTCGGCCGGCAAAGGGTGCCCTGACGACAGTCCCGGTCGGCAGGCAGAGATCGACATGCAGGGCGAAGGTCGGCATCGGCGCGGACGCCCGAAGCGCGCTCTCGGTCATCCGGTACTCGCCATACCGGGTCGACGCCATCCCGATCGCGTGCGCCGCCGTCTGCAGCAACGAGGCCGGCAGCGCCTCGTGCTGCCAGCGCTCCTCGGGAAGCAGCGGGCTCAAGATGGAAAGATCGATCTGGCGCACGCCGGCAGGCTCGATGTCGACGAGCAATCCCTCACCCACCACCGGCATCGTCGCCTCCGGTACCGCATCGACGGCACGCAGGATCGCGTATTGCATCATGGCCGGCGGTACGGAGACGGCAACGTCGAAGATCTCGCGCTCATGGGCCGCGTTGCCCTGCACATAGGCGTTCTCAGGATCGATGGTGAGCTGCTGCTCGGAACTGGCGATCAGAACCGCGGCACGCGCAACGATCAGCGGCCACAATGCCTTCAGCTCGTTTTCCTCAAGCGGGCAAACCGCGTGAAAGGCCCTGATGGCCGGCAGAACGAAGAGAGGATCGCCATCGGCATGATGCAGCAGCGAAGCGCATGTGACGGCGAGCTCTGCGACGAGCCAGCCCTTCAGAATATCGCCGAAATCGATGACGCCATCCGGGATCGGCCGGCCGGCCGCATCCGGTTGGCCGACGACATTGTCGTCAGTCACATCATGGTGGATCGCCTGGAGGCGCAGATCGGCCGTCAGCGGCTGCAGCCGGCGCATGGCCCCGACCATCGCCTCGGCGATGCGCTTCTTCAGGCCCTCGTCGGTCATGGCGGAAAGCAGGTGCAAGGCGACCGGTGCGGCGTGGCGTAGATCCCATTGCAGCTCGCGGTCGAGGCCCGGATGATCGAAATCGCTGAGTGCCACCGCCAGCCGCCCGGCAATGTCGCCGAGCGCGGCCACGGTTTCCGCTGTCAGATGTTTGCGCCGCGTCAACGGCACGCCATCGAGATAGGTCAACAGGCGAACGCGATAGTCCTCGCCGCGCACCGTCACATCGACGATGTCGTTGCCATCGAGCGCGCGCATGACCTGCGGCACCCGCACCGAGCCGGTCTGACGGGCGAGATGCAACAAGGCGGCGTTCTGGGCTTGCAGTTCCAGCGGATCGTAGGCCGCTCGGCAGATCTTCAGGACGAAAAGTGCCTCGCCGGTGTCGATCCGGTAGTTGCGATCCTGCTGGCTGCCCAGTTCGGTCAGGGTGCCGGAAAGGCCGAAATGCTCCGAAAGAATGCGCGCAGCGTCCTCGGGCGTCACATCGGGCCTTGGCAATTGCGTGCGAAGCTTCAGCGCGTCTTCAATCATAATGTCGCCTCCATCACATCCGGCATCATGCCGACTTCCGAATCGACCGAACGGGTCTCCTGACTATTGCGACACACCTTCAAGGCGATAGCGCGTCCCGGGATAGAGCAGGCGCGCCGTCGTCACATTGGCGGTGTCGGACCAGGTGCGACGCCGGATCATAAGACAAGGCTCGTTGCGGTCGATGCCGAGCAGCTTGCATTCCCATGGCTGCGGCGACACCGCCTCGACGATCTGTTCGGTGCGGGTGATCGGTGCGACCGCCGTCAGATAGGCGTTCGGCGTCATGTCGCGGAAATCCTGCTCCATGTATTTCGGGCAGATGGCCGGGTTGACGAACCGGTCCTCGATCTGAATCGGCAGGCCGTTTTCCGAATGCACCATGATCGAATGGAAAACTCGTGCGCCGGTAACAAGCCCGAGCGCATAGCCGATTTCCGAAGGTGCTACCTCCTCCTGCATCAGCGTCATGCGCGAAGTATGGGCGTGGCCGCGCTCGCGGATCTCGTCGGCGATGTTGCGCACTTCCAAGAGCGCCGTGCTGCCCTTGTGTGCTGCGACGAACGACCCTACCCCCTGAACGCGGGTGATCGCCCCCTCGGTCGCCAGCTCCCGCAGCGCCCGGTTCGCGGTCATGCGGCTGACGCCGAGATCGGCGACGATCTCGTTTTCGGAAGGAATACGATGATGTGCCGGCCATTCCCCGCTGTCGATGCGGGTGCGGATGAACTGCTTCACCGCCTCGTAGCGTGGCACCGGTCCGTCCTCGAATGCGGCCATTTCGATCCTTCGCCTGAGTGCCGTTATTGGCATTTTTCCCGCCCTTTCCGGAAAGCAAACAAATCATGCGTATCCGGCAATGATTCTTTTCGTTCATTTCGCGCTTGCGCGCCACAGCAAAATATCTATAGTTCCATATACAACTACGTACAGGAAAATCGCAACATGGCAACTTTTCCCGTCAACCGGCTCTTCGCCGACCATGTGCTTCTGCCGACAGGCTGGGCGCAGAATGTCGCCATTGCGCTCGATGCGTCAGGCGGCATCGCCTCCATTGAGACCGATCAGACGATCGCCGACGGCGACGAACGCGTTGCCGGACCGCTCATTCCAGCCGTCGCCAATCTGCATTCCCACGCCTTCCAGCGCGCCATGGCGGGCCTCGCCGAGGTCGCCGGCAGCGGCAACGACAGTTTCTGGACCTGGCGGGAAGAAATGTACCGCACCGTCGGACTGGTGAACCCCGACGACGTCGAGGCGATCGCCGCCAAGCTCTACATGGAGATACTGAAGGGCGGCTTCGGCCATGTTGCCGAATTCCATTACCTGCACCACACCGCCGACGGCACGCCCTATTCCGACCCGGCCGAGATGTCGCTGCGCATTCTCGCTGCCGCGCAATCGACCGGCATCGGCCTCACCCATCTGCCGGTCTTCTACGCTCATGCCAATTTCGGCGGCGTCGCCCCGAACGTCGGCCAGCGCCCCTTCCTGCATGACCCCGATCGTTTCCTCGCACTCCTGGAACGCCTGGCGCCGATCTGCCGCGACAATGGCCAGACGCTCGGCTACGCCATCCATTCACTGCGCGCCGCGACCCCGGAAGAGATGCGCACGATCCTCGAACGTGCACCCGTCAACGAACCGATCCATATTCACGTCGCCGAACAGACCAAGGAAGTCGAAGACAGCCTTGCCTGGAGCGGTCGCCGCCCTGTTCAGTGGTTGCTCGACGAAATGCCCGTCGACGAGCGCTGGTGCTTGATCCACGCGACCCATCTGACCGACGAGGAAAGACAGCGGCTGGCACGGTCGGGCGCGGTCGCCGGCCTTTGCCCGGCAACGGAAGCCAATCTTGGCGACGGCATCTTTCCAGCCGTCGACTACATCGCCGAAGGCGGACGCCTCGGCATCGGCACCGACAGCCATGTGGCAACCAGCGTCGCCGAAGAACTGCGGTTGCTGGAATACGGCCAGCGCCTGCGCGACCGGCGTCGCAACCGGCTCGCCGCCGGCCCGGGCGCATCGGTCGGCCACACCATTTTCGATGCGGCCCTCAAGGGTGGCGCCCAGGCTGTCGGCCATAAGGCTGCCGGCATTGCAGTCGGTGCCCGCGCCGATTTCGTCGTGCTCGGCGGCTCCAATCCGTACATCGCCGCCGCAAGCGGCAATCAGATCCTCGACCGCTGGCTGTTTGCGCTCGGCTGCGAGACCGTCCGCGACGTCATGGTCGCGGGACAGTGGAAGATCCGCAACGGACGCCATGATCGGGAGGAAGACATCGACCGTGCTTTCGCGCGGGTGCTTATGAAACTGAAGTAGCAATCGAAGCGACTATCAAAAAAAGGGGAATGCGCATGTCGATCAGCAAACTGAAACTCACCCTCGCCGCCACCGGCCTCGTGCTTGCCGCTTCTGCCGGCAACGCCAGCGCCTCCTATTGCGGCGACGGCAAGACCGTTACCTTCGCCGGCATCGACTGGGAAAGCGGCGCGTTCATCACCGAGGTGATGAAAACCATCCTGTCGAAGGGCTACGACTGCCAGGTGGATTCGATCCCCGGCAATTCGGTGACGCTCGAACAGGCGACCGCCAACAACGACGTCCAGATCTTCGCCGAGGAATGGCTCGGCCGCTCCGACATCTGGAACAAGGCTGTCGAGGAAAAGAAGGTCGTGGCCATCGGCAAGACCTTCGTCGGCGCCAGCGAAGGCTGGTTCGTGCCGGAATACGTCATCAAGGGCGATGCCAGCCGCAACATCGAGGCCAAGGCGCCGGACCTGAAGAGCGTCTCGCAGCTTTCCGATGCCAAGATCGTCGAACTCTTCGCCGATCCGGAGGAGCCGTCCAAGGGCCGCTTCCTCAATTGCCCGTCCGGCTGGACCTGCGAGGGCGTCAGCACCGCCAAGCTTGATGCCTACAAGCTCGGCGAAACCTATGTGAACTTCCGTCCCGGCACCGGCACGGCGCTCGATTCCGCAATCACTTCGGCCTATCTGCAGGGCGAGCCGATCCTGTTCTACTACTGGTCTCCGACCGCGATCATGGGCAAGTTCAAGCTCGTCCAGCTTGAAGAGCCGGCCTACAACGAAGCCTGCTGGAAGGAGCTTTCGAGCGCCACCGGCAAGCGCGACCAGGGCTGCGCCTTCCCGTCCGTCGATGTTTCCTACGGCGTCAACAGCACCTTCGCCCAGGAAGCCCCCGAGATCATCGCCATCCTCGAAAAGGCGACCTTCCCGCTGGAAGACGTCAACGGCAGCCTTGCCTACATGACCGACAAGAAGGTCGATGCGGTGGCGGCAGCGGCCGAGTTCCTGAAGACCAAGGGCGACATCTGGGGCAAGTGGGTCTCCGACGAGGCCCGCGGCAAGATCGAAGCCAGCCTGAAGTAAAGTCCGTTCGGTCGGCCGACGCGGGTCTGATGCGCCTCGCCTCTGTCTGAGACAGGGCGGTCCCATCGGACCCGCGCCGGCCCCACCCTTCGACACCCCGAGGCAAGCGCCATCGGCGGCGGCATTGCGTCCGTCATGGCCCGAGCAAGGAACGACATCCGATGTTTCCGGATTCCCTCAATCTCTCCATCCGCGCGCCGGTGAACGAGTTCATCCAGACGCTGGTCAGCAGCTATGGCTGGGTCTTCAAGGCGATCAGCGCGGTGATCCTGAAAGCCGTGCTGTTCATCGAATGGATCCTGCGCGGCCTGCCCTGGTGGGTCGTCATCCTCGCCTTCATGGCGCTTGCCTGGCAAAGCTCCAAGCGCTGGACGCTGACGGTCGCCGTCGGCGCGCTCCTGTTCTTCGTCGGCGTGCTCGGCCTCTGGGATCTTACCATGCAGACGCTGGCGCTGATGCTGATGGCGACGCTGGTGTCTGTGGCCATCGGAGTTCCCATGGGCATTCTCGTCGCCAAGAGCCGGCTGGTGCGCAACATCACGCTGCCGGTGCTCGACGTGATGCAGACCATGCCGAGCTTCGTCTATCTGATCCCGGCGCTGATGCTCTTCGGCCTCGGCAAGGTGCCGGCGATCCTCGCCACCATCATCTATGCCGTGCCGCCACTGATCCGCCTCACCGACCTCGGCATTCGCCAGGTCGACCACGAGGTGGTCGAAGCGGCAACGGCCTTCGGCGGCAGCCCCAACCAGATCCTCTTCGGCGTCGAACTGCCGCTGGCAACCCCGACGATCATGGCCGGCCTCAACCAGACAATCATGATGGCGCTGTCGATGGTGGTCGTCGCTTCGATGATCGGCGCGCGCGGCCTCGGCGAGCAGGTGCTGAACGGCATCCAGACGCTTGACGTCGGCAAGGGCCTGGAAGCCGGCATCGGCATCGTCATTCTGGCAATCGTACTCGACCGCATCACGCAAGGTTTCGGCAAGAACCGGACGGAGGATCCCCGCAATGGCTGATATCGAGATCCGCAACGTCTACAAGATCTTCGGCCAGGACGCCAAGGCGGCACTCGCCATGGCCAAGGACGGCCTCGACAAATCTGAGATTCTCGCCCGCTCCGGCTGCAGCGTCGGCCTCAACGACGTCAGCCTGACGATCGGTGCCGGCAAGATCTTCGTCATCATGGGCCTGTCCGGATCGGGTAAGTCGACGCTGGTGCGCCACATCAACCGGCTGATCGAACCGACCAGCGGCCAGGTGGTCTTCGACGGCAGCAACATCCTCGAGCTCGACGCCAAGGCGCTTCGCACCTTCCGCATGCACCGCGTCAGCATGGTGTTCCAGAGCTTTGCCCTGATGCCGCACCGCACCGTGCTGCAGAACGTCGTCTACGGCCAGCGGGTGCGCGGCCTTTCCAAGGCCGACAGCCGCGACATCGGCATGAAATGGATCGAGACGGTCGGGCTCTCAGGCTACGACGCCAAGTTCCCGCATCAGCTGTCGGGCGGTATGAAGCAGCGCGTCGGCCTTGCCCGGGCGCTGGCCGCCGACACCGATGTCATCCTGATGGACGAAGCGTTCTCGGCGCTCGATCCGCTGATCCGCGCCGACATGCAGGACCAGTTGCTGCAGCTGCAGCAGAACCTGTCGAAGACCATCGTCTTCATCACCCATGACCTCGACGAGGCTTTGCGCATCGGCTCGGAAATCGCCATCCTGAAGGACGGCCAGGTGGTGCAGGTGGGAACGCCTGACGATATTCTCGACAAGCCCGCCAACGACTATGTCGCCCGGTTCGTCCAGCGCCGCCAGGGAAGGCCAGAAACTCATGACTGAAACCGTCACGCTTGATGGACCGGCAACCTGGGTGGAGATCGCCGCGGTCGCAGATGGCGCTCGGCTGACGCTTTCCGCGGCCACTCGCGAGCGCATCGTCCAGGCCCGCGCCGTGGTCGAGGCGCTGGTCGATCGCGGCATTCGCGGCTACGGCATCAACACAGGTGTCGGTGCGCTTTGCGATGTCATCATCGACAGGGAAAACCAGCAGGCGCTGTCGCGCAACATCATCCTCAGCCATGCCTGCGGCGTCGGCGAGCCGCTCGGGCGGGCCGAGGCACGG harbors:
- a CDS encoding aminotransferase, translating into MIEDALKLRTQLPRPDVTPEDAARILSEHFGLSGTLTELGSQQDRNYRIDTGEALFVLKICRAAYDPLELQAQNAALLHLARQTGSVRVPQVMRALDGNDIVDVTVRGEDYRVRLLTYLDGVPLTRRKHLTAETVAALGDIAGRLAVALSDFDHPGLDRELQWDLRHAAPVALHLLSAMTDEGLKKRIAEAMVGAMRRLQPLTADLRLQAIHHDVTDDNVVGQPDAAGRPIPDGVIDFGDILKGWLVAELAVTCASLLHHADGDPLFVLPAIRAFHAVCPLEENELKALWPLIVARAAVLIASSEQQLTIDPENAYVQGNAAHEREIFDVAVSVPPAMMQYAILRAVDAVPEATMPVVGEGLLVDIEPAGVRQIDLSILSPLLPEERWQHEALPASLLQTAAHAIGMASTRYGEYRMTESALRASAPMPTFALHVDLCLPTGTVVRAPFAGRPEWHDGRMVLNGGAVVLHLSGLEPSEDTEETVAAGTPIGTVVEAGHGLGLIRVQLCREPGLNPPLFVPAHQADAWRMLCPSPSGILGFDCDAPRPHSTDLLDRRKRHFARQQKNYYRNPPQIERGWKEHLFDVEGRAYLDMVNNVTILGHGHPRLAAAVGRQWSLLNTNSRFHYASVAEFSARLAALAPDGLDTVFLVNSGSEANDLALRLAWAFSGQRNIVSLLEAYHGWTVASDAVSTSIADNPQALETRPDWVHAVVAPNTYRGPFRGAGTTDNYVRSVATKLRELEDGGQGLAGFICEPVYGNAGGIPLPKGYLDAVYAMVRQRGGVCIADEVQVGYGRLGDYFWGFEEQGVVPDIITIAKGMGNGHPLGAVITRREIADALEKEGYFFSSSGGSPVSSIVGQTVLDLLEEEKLQDNARVVGGYLKTRLEALEQRFPLVGAVHGMGLYLGVEFVRDRETLEPATEETAAICDRLLEFGVIMQPTGDHLNVLKIKPPLCLSRESADFFADMLTRVLDEGW
- the hutF gene encoding formimidoylglutamate deiminase; the encoded protein is MATFPVNRLFADHVLLPTGWAQNVAIALDASGGIASIETDQTIADGDERVAGPLIPAVANLHSHAFQRAMAGLAEVAGSGNDSFWTWREEMYRTVGLVNPDDVEAIAAKLYMEILKGGFGHVAEFHYLHHTADGTPYSDPAEMSLRILAAAQSTGIGLTHLPVFYAHANFGGVAPNVGQRPFLHDPDRFLALLERLAPICRDNGQTLGYAIHSLRAATPEEMRTILERAPVNEPIHIHVAEQTKEVEDSLAWSGRRPVQWLLDEMPVDERWCLIHATHLTDEERQRLARSGAVAGLCPATEANLGDGIFPAVDYIAEGGRLGIGTDSHVATSVAEELRLLEYGQRLRDRRRNRLAAGPGASVGHTIFDAALKGGAQAVGHKAAGIAVGARADFVVLGGSNPYIAAASGNQILDRWLFALGCETVRDVMVAGQWKIRNGRHDREEDIDRAFARVLMKLK
- the hutC gene encoding histidine utilization repressor, which translates into the protein MTALRRRIEMAAFEDGPVPRYEAVKQFIRTRIDSGEWPAHHRIPSENEIVADLGVSRMTANRALRELATEGAITRVQGVGSFVAAHKGSTALLEVRNIADEIRERGHAHTSRMTLMQEEVAPSEIGYALGLVTGARVFHSIMVHSENGLPIQIEDRFVNPAICPKYMEQDFRDMTPNAYLTAVAPITRTEQIVEAVSPQPWECKLLGIDRNEPCLMIRRRTWSDTANVTTARLLYPGTRYRLEGVSQ
- a CDS encoding ABC transporter substrate-binding protein, yielding MSISKLKLTLAATGLVLAASAGNASASYCGDGKTVTFAGIDWESGAFITEVMKTILSKGYDCQVDSIPGNSVTLEQATANNDVQIFAEEWLGRSDIWNKAVEEKKVVAIGKTFVGASEGWFVPEYVIKGDASRNIEAKAPDLKSVSQLSDAKIVELFADPEEPSKGRFLNCPSGWTCEGVSTAKLDAYKLGETYVNFRPGTGTALDSAITSAYLQGEPILFYYWSPTAIMGKFKLVQLEEPAYNEACWKELSSATGKRDQGCAFPSVDVSYGVNSTFAQEAPEIIAILEKATFPLEDVNGSLAYMTDKKVDAVAAAAEFLKTKGDIWGKWVSDEARGKIEASLK